The DNA window tcctcgtcctcctcgtcacGGGTGCGCTTTCGGGTAGACATGGTGTGTCAAGACGTGTATAAGACGGATGGGCACGGAACAAGGATGCAGAGTAGACTGAAGGGCGCAATTGAGGATATCGAGACGTGATCGAGGAACGCAGGGCAAAATCCTTGGGGGGGAGTGGACGCCTTTTATACGTGAGACGgatcaaagagagagaggaggagggaaggggaaaaaggaagacCAGGTAGGGGAGCCAGACAAAGAGCGAGAGCAGAGCGCGCGACTGAGAGCTGGAGGGAGGGGGAGCCTTCTCCGTGTCAGTCTTACTGCAACTGGGCTGGCTGCTAGGCAAGGTCAGGAAAAGTGAGGTAAGGTTAGGTAGGGGAGCTGCTACAGTGGTAGTGCTAAATGCCAAGGCGGCGGTACAGCTGGCGAGGCTCTGCGGTCTGCGAGGGCTCTATGAGGGCGCATGTACTCGGATAACGCAGGCGAGGTACCGGCGAGCGCTCGGCCTTGGGGTGGCATCGCTGGATCTCAGCGTGTCTGGCTGGCGTCGTCACCGGCGGAGTGACATGCCCGCTGCTTGGGGTGGAGTAGGGATGGACATTAGTCCAAGTAGGCCGGCGAGACAAAGGACGAAAAGCGCCTTTGATGTAGGCACAGAGGAGGGGAGCCAcggccagagccagagccagactCGAGTCGCCCAGCCACGCCCAGCCCAGCCTGGCCATCGCCAGCGAGCgagcctctcctctccagcagcaaaccTGAACCGCAGCAAGCAGAATCCTCCGGTCGGGGGCGTGGGCGTAGCGGGGCTGGAGCTGTGGTCTCTGGCGACTGGAGCAGCGCGATAGCTCTGCCGGCCACTCACGGCCGCAGGAGGCGCGCCAGGGTGAGCTCCGCGCTGGCTAAGACTTGCATGCGGCCTAGGACCACGCCCACGGGGTCTTGTAGGGTGCTCCAGCTTTTCTTACCTTATTCCGCAAACGGGGCTGATGGGCAAGACGCTGCCCTTGGCTGAACCTCACCACAAGCTTGAAAACCGGGTGGACGCTTCTGGTGCCTCGAGCCTGGGCTCCGTCGCGCCGTGCTTTGGCTCCACGCTCGAGGCTCCTCCAAGGTACATGCGATTCAGCACGACAAGGCAAGTCTTACGCCCCCGTTCCGATGTTGGGAGGCTCCGGCTTCGCTGGGAGTAGACGCAGTCTGTGTTGTGTCTTTTATTTGACTGCAGACTCTCGTGTACTTGCTGCTTTATCTCGTACTGGGCCGTGccgtgaagaagaggcaccACGCAGACTCCCTGCCTGAGAAAACAGCAGAAGCAATGGCAGTGTGCAGTACATGCAACAGGCGTCTGGGAGGATTACAAAACAGCACTGCGTAAGAGCGACGGGTACCGGAACTAATCGTGTACGTACCTGCAGCCGCGTGTTACGCTGGACGGAACCGTCGAGCGTCATCGATCAGCAACAATTGTATCATGCCACGTGACTCCCATGGCTGTGCTGCTCAGCGCTACTGTGCGGATACTCGCACTGATGTTGCTCTCCTCTCGCCCTCAGCCCGTCACACCAAATAACGCGGTAGATCCAGCCCAGATCAGatcagcatctgctgccCCAAAAACGGCCCAGGGTGCTAATTTCCAAGTTGCAGCGCCCAGCCTCAGCCGCAGTCTCAGTGCGCGCTTCGCTGGAAATATGTGCTAACCGCCATCGAACCCCATTGGCGCGACAAAATGTGAGATgtggaagaaagaagagtgtGCAAAAAATAAGGGGAAATCGGTGGGCaggaaaaagggggcaaaACGAacaacaaagcaaagccgCGCGATCGCATTCCATCTgtgggggggttttttttcgttgtccctcttcctccctcgcttctctttttctgtctgtctgtctgaCTGTCTTCTgtcttctgtctctttttttccaggGCTGCCCACCCCTGATGCAAAAGTGCAAAATGGGTCGCCTATCGTCGGGCCGCACCAATGCACGTTGTCCTGGCTGATTTCCCCTTCTAGACACCACATTCTCTGCTATTCGGCCGTCAGCGGCACTATAACAAAGATCCACTTGGTCCGCGGTTTTTGCCGTACAAGCGCATCCTGGGGTAATACACAGCATCATGGCGTTGCTACCTGCTCGTCACACTCATTACAATCATTGCGAGTAGTAAGTAGTAGTTGCATTCACTTCATATGCTTACACTGAAATGGTGTTACTCGTACCGATTTGGTGTGACAATGCGTGCAGCTTCCTTTTGCCGTTGCTACGGCTCAACACTAACACCGCATCGACGCCTGGGATATTAGTTGCATTGTCTGTTGATGCTTCTGTATTAATCGCAACGTAGGTTCAATTCTAACGCAATCCTTCCTAGAAAATTCAGATGAGCTCATTCTTTGTAAGAGACCAAGTCCATCTTAGTATGGCCAAGGCTAACTTGGACTGGACGTGCAATGTAGGACAGCAATTCTTAATCATGTCGCCCTTATGCTAGTAGTTTCTCTCAACACTGTCGGGGCAACTCTGGAGACTAGGTCAATTGTAAATACTACCACTActgctgcctttttcttctatgCGGCGTTTTATAATGCTGGCATGTAGAGATTTGACATCTATTCTAGCATTCAGGAAGTACGCATAAGATACAAGTAGAAACATGATCACTATTAGAACGCCTtaactacctacctacggAATATTGATGCGATTGATATGTACGCAGCCAAGGTATGCTGTGACTGTGGACAATTCCCTTGGGCCTGCATATCTCATATCTCACCTCATGGTACTAAGAGGTAACTATATCATTCACAAAAGCTTTTACATGGAGCCTCCTGATGATATGTAAAATACCAGCTTGTTCGTAGATTTTCCCACATCTTTTACAGAATTTTTACTGATTACTACTATGGACAGAGGGATAAAATAACACAGAGTGCTAATCAACGTGAATAGAAGCCGGCATAAATTGACGGCTGATGCTTTTCAATAAGATATTGCTTCTCTTAAGAGCCAAGATATGAAGCCTGCGCCCAAACGTGTCCCAGTATGTATAGACATGTTGAAATAACGCTGCACCCGCTAAAAGAACTCAATGTCAACAGGACTGGGGTACCGATTTTAATGAGCTGTAAAATGCTTGGTGAGGGGTGGCTAATATAACGCAGTATTAATGTGTTAAAGTTTAACAAAGGGCATAATAATATCGAGAACGATTGACAAATCTTTCTAGAGATGGGGCGAAAAGGGCTGATTCGCCGTCTACGACAGATGACGACTTTGCATTGTGAATTAAGTTAGCGTAGGTATATCAACGAGTTATATACGTGTACCAAGACGCTGAGCGCCAATCTGAACAAACCTTTTGCAGTTGACATCGCATCCAATTTGCTTATCTGGGTATGAAAGCTGGCTATGGTAGTAGAACATTTCGTCTTGCTGGAAATTCAGCAGCGAGCGGCAGTACTTCAATGGACAGTGTAGCTACGTGATTCGCAGCAAGGGAACCGTAGAAGAAAGATGGGAAACATGATTTCCCTAGTGGTGTGACATTCAGCTCTCCTAAGGTACCTAATATAAATCTCTAGAGATAGATTAAGTGGCCAGCCTAACTTTTACCCAGAAATCGCAAGTAGATGTGTGATATTTGATTGTCATAACTGCTGTGCTTTTTCTGTCGTGAAACCCAATCCAGAGCTAATACTGATCTTAGTTACCGGTATTGTTTAATGGGATTTATAACTCGATAAAGATTGTAACAAGCTGCTGACTAGAGGCAGCAGATGGAATTAGTACAGGGCTTATATCTACATGTAGCCCCGTCATTGGTTCCGGTGCCATACTATCCCCAATTTATCAGAAATGGAGTAACCCCAGCAGCTACTTCAAGgaaattttctttctttcaagaACTTGTTGTGTCGCTTTTTAGGGTAGTAGAAGCTACTCGTAACATCGTCAATAGTATATGGCAACGTGATGGCGTATAGTACTACGACTGGTGTAGCGCCACAGGATGAAAGATTGGACTTTTCCTCCCCAATTCCCCATTGTCCCCTCGTCTGTTCAGCTGAAAATACCATATCCATTCCGCTATCGCAATTGGAGGACTCAAATGCTGCGGCACCTACCCCAGTGGCAAGTTGTTTGCTTCGCCATGGAACTAGCTCAAGCCATGAAGGATCATCTGCATCAGAGCAAACAGCCTCACCGGCTATATATACATAGTTTTCCTTGTTTCGGTCTCTAAAACTCACAAGTCAGCTGAGGCTGAGTTTTGGGGGGGAGGCTCTGGCGTGGTGATTGGCTgatactacatgtacttggcATGCAAGGGCGGAAGTGAAAGACATGCAGCGATCGCTTAGGACTATGAGTGAAGATGCGAAAGACGGATGgcgagaaaaaaggagatgcGGCGATAGAGCAACCTAGGGGATGATTGTTTACTTATAtcgcattttttttttgcgtgaAATCGAGCGAGATTGATAACATCTCGAAACGAGATGAAGCGCGCGGGGATCTAAGATTGAAAGAGCGGCAGGGGAAATCGTAGGCGACACCCGTTTACTGTCAAAATTAAGCAGCCAGTAATAAATTGCTGCCCGAACGTTATCTTCACATCAAATTGTTTTCATTTTTTCATTTCTAAAATTCTCAATGTTGGGTTTCCATCTCTactctttgcttcttcttttccctaCTTCTTACGGCTGGTGGCGTCTTGAGCGAAGGGAGGTGATGGATTAGGAAATGACCAATTAAGTAATATCAGTATAGATTCATCATTGTAATGCACCCGTCGcataaaaaaagagcaaataaATACGATTGCACGTCAATATTCACGTAGCGCAGCTGTCAGAGTCTGGTCGCAATACGCGTACTGAAAAGTGCGCCGCGCCAAGCTTGcagagagctggagccgcCAGTGGCTGGTTTACCTGAACCTCTAACAGCAGAACAGCCCCTAATGATGCAAACGATGCAAgggagaagcaggaggcctttcatcagcatcatctaTGCATTGCACATTCTAGCTTCTAGCCATGAGTCAGGAACTCGAGAACCGGTGCTGTGGTGTCACCAAAAGGAGGACGCAGCTGGTACAGGACATGGACGCGCTGCGTACATTATTCCGTGGTGCTTTAGCCGGGCCGACAGCAGCGATACCCGGCGAGTTCTAAGAGATCAGCACCATGACAGGCTGTGATATTAGCGTTTAGGGTATGTTCTCCGCGTGTTGTACCAGGGTGCATGCATGTATATGAGATCAACAGCAAGAATGAAAGGAGGCTATCTGcagagaagggagagaaaagggattGGAGGCTAAAATTGAGATTGGGTGAGAGCGGCTGCTGGGTACATGGTAGGCGCATGGTAGGTGCATGGACTAAATCCGCCAAGTCGGCAATTTTCCGCGTGCTCGAGTCAACTCCGGAGCGACAACGGCTGGCCCGAGATGGATTGTACAACCCGTCAATGTGCAGTACTAGTAATAAGCTGCTGGGGTTCACGTCCTCTTGATTGGCATTTCAACACTTGGGCGGAGTGAAGCAGCTGAGCCGGAATAGGCAGAAATGCACTCCTTCGGGTATGACTGACAAAGAAATAcagcgctgcagctggagatgcatCTAGACCAGCTTGGCCCTCTGCAACATGTGATACATTCCCTCGAAAAGGAAAACGCCGATATGCGAATGCTGCTTCCTGCTAACAGTAATTGGGTTGGTGCCATTTCTGAAAACAATAGAATGGATTGGTGCATGCTCTTACAGCAACGGCCTCAAGCTCTGACACGACGGTGTCCAAAGTGCATGCAAAGAGGGAGTCTGTGCCTTGCATGCAAGCGTTGATACATACATAAGCTCATGACGAGATTCATCCGAAGCTTACTTGTTGTATGGAGCAAAAAGCATGACTGGAGATGGCGGGTGCCCggagctcctcttcagcaaATTGGGTCTGGACAGGGGCGCCCTTACAGCTGCATGCTCACCAAATGAGATGAGCCGGGAGTCGATATTGGCCGGTGgaactttttctctctccttcccTTGTCTCCAGGCCGCGATCAGCGACATCATAATGGCTATGGTAGGCCTTGATGTTTGGAGAGTGTGTTTCGCattccttttctccttctcaaaCGTGTCTCGGGCTGAGGAAATTTGAGAGAGACCGATGTGATGCAGTAGACAAGACACATACCTAGACAAGATGACGAGTAGACACACGTAAAGACAGCCAACGACACCCGTAGGGCTGTGCCGAGGGCCACGCAGCCCCTTGTCGAGCTTCCATTTGCGTGGTGCGTACGGCATGAGACGCTACTAGTTTAGGCACATGAAGCTGAGAAAAACTAGCATTGGGAGAGCTGAAAAGCGAGCTTCCCAGAATCGACGACGACAAAGTGACAAAGGGCGCGATGTCAGTAACGATGACGCAGCTGACGCGCAGTTTGCACCAATCACCGGCTTGATGCATAAGCTTTGAAGATCATG is part of the Trichoderma atroviride chromosome 1, complete sequence genome and encodes:
- a CDS encoding uncharacterized protein (TransMembrane:1 (i21-40o)); this translates as MPYAPRKWKLDKGLRGPRHSPTGVVGCLYVCLLVILSRYVSCLLHHIGLSQISSARDTFEKEKRNAKHTLQTSRPTIAIMMSLIAAWRQGKEREKVPPANIDSRLISFGEHAAVRAPLSRPNLLKRSSGHPPSPVMLFAPYNK
- a CDS encoding uncharacterized protein (TransMembrane:1 (o6-28i)): MARLGWAWLGDSSLALALAVAPLLCAYIKGAFRPLSRRPTWTNVHPYSTPSSGHVTPPVTTPARHAEIQRCHPKAERSPVPRLRYPSTCALIEPSQTAEPRQLYRRLGI